The following coding sequences lie in one Methanobrevibacter sp. genomic window:
- a CDS encoding zinc-ribbon domain-containing protein: MRHCSTCGKFHRDNDLFCLNCGSLLSDYEHAKLSSLNYDLVGEEFLTQVANQFSQLSSQYSQLMGDFSSSLDEFTSEIKKISKESQFAIFKERIKRMENVFEGLTDLFDDTLNSLSEVVFKMLAFENIIWKEFDDEDLISSYHKMINSLQGLINSAKESKSSFESINIEYPNEEFDIAKANLLLRFDRFVIFHESFIKELRFIKDKYVNNISMSFEDNHNHFCIYCGASIDANQNFCSECGKPIFREEPVVKKVPSQYDSKITELEQEYNLKQAKASELVVKLFDPNHMAYERFTTSITKSNNLFSIQVDVARKMAELDTSESPFVIRELDAKIETLQAFIDKMEDLTNELIIHMSSNKKDNDDIHNLFNDMDDLIDSVKDY; the protein is encoded by the coding sequence ATGAGGCATTGTTCAACTTGCGGCAAATTTCACAGAGATAATGATTTATTTTGTTTGAATTGCGGTTCCTTATTATCCGATTATGAACATGCTAAATTGTCCAGTTTAAATTATGATTTGGTCGGTGAGGAATTTTTAACTCAGGTTGCTAACCAGTTTTCGCAGCTAAGCTCCCAATACTCTCAATTAATGGGGGATTTTTCATCTTCTCTTGACGAGTTTACCTCTGAAATAAAAAAGATTTCAAAGGAATCTCAGTTTGCAATATTCAAAGAGCGCATTAAACGAATGGAAAACGTTTTTGAAGGTTTAACTGATTTGTTTGACGATACATTGAATTCCTTGTCTGAAGTTGTCTTCAAGATGTTGGCATTTGAAAATATCATCTGGAAGGAATTCGATGATGAAGATTTAATTTCCTCATATCATAAAATGATAAATTCCCTGCAGGGATTAATTAATTCTGCCAAAGAGTCAAAATCCAGTTTCGAATCAATCAATATTGAATATCCTAATGAAGAATTTGATATTGCAAAAGCAAATCTGCTGTTGCGTTTTGACAGGTTTGTAATTTTTCACGAATCATTCATCAAAGAACTAAGATTTATTAAAGATAAGTATGTAAATAATATTAGTATGAGTTTTGAAGATAATCATAATCATTTTTGTATTTACTGCGGAGCTTCAATTGATGCAAATCAAAATTTCTGCTCCGAATGCGGAAAGCCTATTTTCAGGGAGGAACCGGTTGTTAAGAAAGTTCCTTCACAATATGATTCCAAAATCACAGAGTTGGAACAGGAGTATAATTTAAAACAAGCTAAGGCCAGTGAATTGGTGGTAAAATTATTTGATCCTAATCACATGGCTTATGAACGTTTTACAACATCAATAACTAAATCAAATAACTTATTTTCAATTCAAGTTGATGTTGCAAGAAAAATGGCGGAATTGGATACTTCTGAAAGTCCGTTTGTCATTAGAGAATTGGATGCAAAAATTGAAACTCTTCAGGCATTTATTGACAAAATGGAAGACTTGACAAATGAATTGATTATTCATATGAGCTCAAATAAAAAAGATAATGATGATATCCATAACCTGTTTAATGATATGGATGATCTGATTGATTCTGTTAAAGATTATTAA
- a CDS encoding TIM barrel protein: MKHKVLFGPAGSPIDYKGAAYKAPKYISEEGLNSYEYQSPYGVRIGEKAATTLKEESEKHDILVSMHAPYYINLCAKEESKLDKSIGHLIAAARAGEWMGAYRLVFHPGAYLNRKPEKAMEISKNTVNRLFEELEAEGIEEFTFAPETTGKRTQLGNVKEVVELCATFDHFEPTIDFAHVHARGRGFLNKKEDYNCIFSTIEDHLDIDILHCHFTTIEYGRGGEVKHHVLDEGDEYGPNIEDLLSNLIDNGWNANIICETPQRDLDSLKMKEIYENMI, from the coding sequence ATGAAACATAAAGTACTTTTTGGACCTGCAGGAAGCCCTATCGATTATAAAGGCGCCGCATACAAAGCTCCGAAATATATTTCTGAAGAAGGACTAAACTCCTATGAATACCAATCACCATATGGAGTTAGAATTGGTGAAAAGGCTGCAACAACATTAAAGGAAGAATCTGAAAAACATGACATTTTAGTGTCAATGCATGCCCCATACTACATTAACTTATGTGCTAAAGAGGAATCCAAACTTGATAAAAGCATCGGGCATCTGATTGCAGCTGCACGTGCAGGAGAATGGATGGGTGCTTATAGACTGGTATTTCACCCGGGAGCTTATTTAAACAGAAAACCTGAAAAGGCCATGGAAATATCCAAAAATACAGTCAACAGGCTTTTTGAAGAACTTGAAGCGGAAGGAATTGAAGAGTTTACTTTTGCCCCTGAAACCACAGGTAAAAGAACCCAACTCGGAAACGTTAAAGAAGTTGTTGAACTGTGTGCCACATTCGACCATTTTGAACCTACAATAGACTTCGCACATGTTCATGCAAGAGGGCGTGGTTTTTTAAATAAAAAAGAAGATTATAACTGCATTTTTTCAACAATTGAAGACCATCTGGACATAGACATTTTGCACTGCCATTTTACAACAATCGAATACGGCAGAGGCGGAGAGGTAAAGCATCACGTATTGGATGAAGGTGACGAATATGGTCCCAATATTGAAGATTTACTCAGCAATTTAATCGATAACGGTTGGAATGCAAATATTATTTGTGAAACTCCACAAAGAGACTTGGATTCTTTAAAAATGAAAGAAATATATGAAAATATGATTTAA
- a CDS encoding phosphorylating glyceraldehyde-3-phosphate dehydrogenase, with translation MKTVAINGYGTIGKRVADAVAAQDDMKVIGVSKTRPNYEARTAVEEKGYPLYIGIPEREQLFKDAGIEIAGTVEDMIQEADVVVDCTPGSIGPQNLEMYKKAGVKAIYQGGEDHELTGLSFNAISNYDDSYGADYTRVVSCNTTGLTRTLSTIDPIADIKKVRAVMVRRGSDPSEIKKGPINAIVPNPPKVPSHHGPDVKTVMKGIDVTTMALLVPTTLMHQHNIMVEINNDVETEEIVEALEKRSRVMVVSAEEGLGSTAELMEYAKELGRNRNDLYEIPVWRESINVVGNELFYMQAVHQESDVIPENIDAIRALLEMESDNEKSIAKTNKAMGIF, from the coding sequence ATGAAAACTGTTGCAATTAATGGTTATGGAACCATCGGTAAAAGAGTGGCAGATGCTGTAGCCGCTCAAGATGATATGAAAGTTATTGGTGTAAGTAAAACTAGACCAAACTACGAAGCTAGAACTGCAGTTGAAGAAAAAGGATATCCATTATATATTGGAATCCCAGAAAGAGAACAACTATTCAAAGATGCTGGAATCGAAATCGCAGGAACTGTTGAAGACATGATTCAAGAAGCAGATGTAGTAGTTGACTGTACTCCTGGAAGTATTGGTCCGCAAAACCTCGAAATGTATAAAAAAGCAGGTGTTAAAGCTATTTATCAAGGTGGAGAAGACCACGAATTAACAGGTCTTTCATTTAATGCTATTTCAAATTATGATGATTCTTACGGTGCAGATTATACCAGAGTAGTTTCATGTAACACTACCGGTTTAACCCGTACATTATCAACTATCGATCCAATTGCAGACATTAAAAAAGTTAGAGCAGTAATGGTAAGAAGAGGATCAGACCCATCTGAAATTAAAAAAGGACCAATTAATGCAATTGTTCCAAATCCTCCAAAAGTACCTTCCCACCACGGCCCTGATGTAAAAACCGTAATGAAAGGTATTGATGTAACCACCATGGCATTGCTCGTACCTACTACATTAATGCATCAACACAACATCATGGTTGAAATCAACAATGACGTTGAAACTGAAGAAATCGTTGAAGCATTGGAAAAACGTTCAAGAGTAATGGTTGTTTCTGCTGAAGAAGGATTAGGATCCACTGCTGAATTGATGGAATATGCCAAAGAACTCGGAAGAAACAGAAATGACTTATATGAAATTCCAGTTTGGAGAGAATCCATTAATGTCGTAGGAAATGAACTGTTCTACATGCAGGCAGTACATCAAGAATCTGATGTAATACCTGAAAACATTGATGCAATTCGTGCACTTTTAGAAATGGAAAGCGACAACGAAAAATCAATTGCAAAAACAAACAAAGCTATGGGAATATTCTAA
- a CDS encoding alpha/beta hydrolase → MNYKIEGSGETLVFIHGLSDNLLYWEILANSLKDDFQILRFDLRGHGDSELGNDDITLDTYVNDLFNLLGELKIDKVNLIAFSLGGAIALDFAIKHPQLVSSLVIMSSFAKTEEYLKNILNDFKIALKNSFEEFYDLILPKVLCPQVIEENISELELIKEVSAQNANVEGIIKAVDVCMNIDIEDNLYEIDVPTLILAGKYDEMSLLSFQESMHDKIKNSQMVVFDNVKHNLLVGKNNIEILKILKNFLKK, encoded by the coding sequence ATGAATTATAAAATTGAAGGTAGCGGAGAAACCTTGGTTTTCATACATGGCCTTTCCGATAATCTGCTCTACTGGGAGATTCTGGCAAATTCTCTAAAAGATGATTTTCAGATTTTAAGGTTTGATTTACGAGGTCATGGAGATTCTGAACTGGGAAATGATGATATTACATTGGATACATATGTAAATGATTTATTTAACCTTTTAGGTGAATTAAAGATTGATAAAGTAAATCTGATTGCTTTTTCTTTAGGCGGCGCAATCGCATTGGATTTCGCTATCAAGCATCCTCAACTGGTGTCTTCATTGGTGATAATGTCCAGTTTTGCCAAAACTGAGGAATATTTAAAAAATATTCTCAATGATTTTAAAATAGCATTAAAAAATAGTTTTGAGGAGTTTTATGATTTGATTTTACCGAAAGTACTTTGTCCGCAGGTCATTGAGGAAAATATTTCAGAACTTGAACTGATTAAAGAGGTTTCAGCACAAAACGCTAATGTTGAGGGTATAATCAAAGCGGTTGATGTCTGTATGAATATTGATATTGAAGACAATTTATATGAAATTGATGTTCCTACTTTGATTCTTGCGGGAAAATATGATGAGATGTCCCTTTTAAGTTTTCAGGAATCAATGCATGATAAAATCAAAAATTCTCAGATGGTTGTTTTTGATAATGTTAAGCATAATCTGCTTGTTGGAAAAAATAATATTGAAATTTTAAAAATATTAAAAAATTTTTTAAAAAAATAA
- a CDS encoding heavy-metal-associated domain-containing protein — protein MAEKEIKVVGMHCPSCVKAVELCLTDVDGIDEAKADLDSGITKITMSGDVSDAEINEAVEEAGFKVE, from the coding sequence ATGGCTGAAAAAGAAATTAAAGTAGTGGGCATGCACTGCCCATCATGTGTAAAAGCTGTTGAATTATGTTTAACTGATGTTGACGGAATTGATGAAGCTAAAGCAGATTTAGATTCTGGAATAACTAAAATCACCATGTCCGGCGACGTTAGTGATGCTGAAATTAATGAAGCAGTTGAAGAAGCAGGATTCAAAGTAGAATAG
- a CDS encoding cation-translocating P-type ATPase has translation MKFTRDEKKDILLIIISAISLIISFILSLNYIAVIAVILCGIPIFKECAEGLITEFDIKADLLVSIAIIASIIIGEVFAAGEIATIMAIGGFLEEYTVSKTQYKLKELANITPQVATRIKNGIEEKIPVEKVQIGDIIKVLPGESIPTDGIILNGETSIDQSTLTGESLPVDKKVNDEVYSGTINLFGSFTMKTTKISEDSSLQKLIRLVESSAPENAKIVRTADKWATLIVVIAFTAAILTYLFTFEIIRSVTILVVFCPCALVLATPTAIMAAIGNLTKYGILVKDGESIEELAQVSELVFDKTGTLTYGTPEVVKVFSDNSEEMMHLLTSLESKSEHPLAKAIVKHYNNSNLSEVENFKMEIGKGIIGHINGLKIIAGNRNLIESEGIPMKYGKKPENGEIEIFVAKENEIIGKVLLADTLRESSKQTIKKLKRLNVKTTLLSGDNEKTALAIAKEVKVRNVKANCLPEDKTNYIKEEQTLGHKVAMIGDGINDAPSLRKANVGIAMAKIGSDVSVEAANIALIKDNIEDIPHLIDIARKTIKTINISIGFALTLNVVAMALAILGILNPIEGALIHNIGSVIVIIYSSTLTKYKLSSKDYKSSKKLGVTKTLNKQIT, from the coding sequence ATGAAATTTACAAGAGATGAAAAAAAAGACATATTGCTCATAATAATCTCAGCAATAAGTTTAATCATTAGTTTCATACTATCTCTCAATTATATTGCAGTAATTGCAGTAATTCTATGTGGAATACCAATATTCAAAGAGTGTGCCGAAGGATTAATCACAGAATTCGACATAAAAGCAGATTTACTTGTATCAATAGCTATTATCGCATCAATAATAATCGGAGAAGTATTTGCTGCAGGAGAAATTGCAACAATAATGGCTATCGGAGGATTTTTAGAAGAATATACTGTATCAAAAACCCAATACAAATTAAAAGAACTTGCAAACATAACCCCTCAAGTAGCAACAAGAATAAAAAATGGAATTGAAGAAAAGATACCTGTTGAAAAAGTACAAATCGGAGACATCATAAAGGTTCTACCCGGAGAAAGTATTCCAACTGATGGAATAATTTTAAATGGTGAAACCTCAATTGACCAGTCAACACTAACAGGAGAGTCACTGCCGGTTGATAAGAAAGTTAATGATGAAGTATACAGCGGAACAATTAACCTCTTTGGATCATTTACAATGAAAACAACAAAAATCAGTGAAGACAGTTCCCTTCAAAAGTTAATCAGACTAGTGGAATCATCAGCACCTGAAAATGCAAAAATTGTTAGAACCGCAGACAAATGGGCAACATTAATAGTTGTCATAGCTTTTACTGCAGCAATATTAACCTATTTATTCACATTTGAAATAATAAGATCAGTTACAATACTAGTAGTATTCTGCCCATGTGCACTGGTACTGGCAACCCCAACAGCAATAATGGCGGCCATCGGAAATTTAACAAAATACGGAATACTAGTTAAGGATGGAGAATCCATTGAAGAGCTGGCACAGGTAAGTGAACTGGTGTTTGATAAAACCGGAACATTAACATATGGTACTCCGGAAGTTGTCAAAGTATTTTCAGACAACTCAGAAGAAATGATGCATTTATTGACATCACTAGAATCAAAATCAGAACATCCATTAGCTAAAGCTATTGTCAAACATTACAACAACAGCAATCTATCTGAAGTTGAGAACTTCAAAATGGAAATCGGAAAAGGAATAATAGGGCACATTAACGGTTTAAAAATAATAGCTGGAAATAGAAATCTCATCGAATCAGAAGGCATACCTATGAAATATGGTAAAAAACCGGAAAATGGAGAGATAGAGATTTTTGTTGCAAAAGAAAACGAAATCATTGGAAAAGTTTTACTTGCAGATACATTGCGTGAAAGTTCAAAACAAACAATCAAAAAATTAAAAAGATTAAATGTGAAAACAACATTGCTTAGTGGAGATAATGAAAAAACAGCTCTTGCAATAGCAAAAGAAGTCAAAGTGAGAAATGTAAAAGCAAACTGCCTGCCTGAAGATAAGACAAACTACATCAAAGAGGAACAAACTCTTGGACATAAAGTTGCAATGATTGGAGATGGAATCAATGATGCGCCTTCCCTTAGAAAGGCCAATGTAGGAATTGCAATGGCAAAAATAGGAAGTGACGTTAGTGTTGAAGCGGCAAACATTGCATTAATCAAAGATAATATTGAAGACATTCCTCATTTAATTGATATAGCAAGAAAGACCATCAAAACAATAAATATCAGCATCGGATTTGCATTAACATTGAATGTTGTAGCAATGGCTTTAGCAATTCTGGGAATACTAAATCCAATTGAAGGAGCATTGATTCATAATATCGGTTCAGTCATTGTGATAATTTATTCATCAACACTGACAAAATACAAATTGTCATCTAAAGACTACAAAAGTTCAAAAAAGTTAGGTGTAACTAAAACTTTAAATAAACAGATAACATAA
- a CDS encoding metal-sensing transcriptional repressor, giving the protein MKQCMDSDNLHRRIKKIIGQLNAIDRMIDEDIPCEQILMQVNASKSALHKVGHIIVEGHLEHCVKQAIEDNDTDEALGDISSILEYYSRL; this is encoded by the coding sequence TTGAAACAATGTATGGATAGTGACAATCTTCACAGAAGAATAAAAAAAATCATTGGCCAGTTAAATGCTATAGATCGTATGATTGATGAGGACATTCCTTGTGAACAGATATTAATGCAGGTAAATGCATCAAAATCTGCATTACACAAAGTAGGACATATTATTGTCGAAGGACACCTCGAACATTGTGTTAAACAGGCCATTGAAGATAATGATACTGATGAAGCATTGGGTGATATTTCATCAATTTTGGAATATTACTCTAGACTTTAA
- a CDS encoding DNA topoisomerase IV subunit A codes for MAEDTKKGRLHKEERKEYTFNKLKGLGQEIIEEIEKNKVPSIRIPSRGTGNIVYDDAKRYYVLGDRFGRRSLGNVKQIRKLGQMVYVANFCKDLVAREKTATIREMYYVSEGWGISFKSQQESNIVGEDLEVTLGTTREDLGLMPEEDGASVYGNLTLLDEVEVNAAKMGKSGYTISPTIDQVEFLDHKVDKVLAVETMGMFHRLVQENAHERFNCLIVGLKGQAARATRRFIKRVNTELDLPVYICNDGDPWGFHIAQVIISGSAKLAHVNHDLATPDAKFIGVTASDIINYDLPTDKLKDVDVMRLKELSKDPRYKTDFWQTEIKKMLKIGKKAEQQSFSKYGLEYVVDEYFPAKFEEMENQA; via the coding sequence ATGGCTGAAGATACAAAAAAAGGTAGATTACATAAAGAAGAAAGAAAAGAATATACCTTCAATAAGCTAAAAGGTTTAGGTCAAGAAATCATTGAAGAAATTGAAAAAAACAAAGTCCCTAGTATTAGAATCCCATCAAGAGGTACTGGAAATATTGTTTACGATGACGCAAAAAGATACTACGTCTTAGGTGACAGATTCGGTAGAAGGTCCTTAGGTAATGTGAAACAAATCAGAAAATTAGGACAAATGGTTTATGTTGCAAACTTCTGTAAAGATCTTGTTGCTCGTGAAAAAACAGCTACAATCAGGGAAATGTACTATGTTTCCGAAGGATGGGGAATCAGTTTTAAATCACAGCAAGAATCCAACATCGTTGGAGAAGACTTAGAAGTAACTCTCGGAACCACCCGTGAAGATTTAGGTTTAATGCCTGAAGAAGACGGTGCATCAGTTTACGGAAACCTTACCCTTCTTGATGAAGTGGAAGTTAATGCTGCAAAAATGGGAAAATCCGGTTACACAATTTCTCCTACTATTGACCAGGTCGAATTTTTAGACCATAAAGTAGACAAAGTACTGGCAGTGGAAACCATGGGAATGTTCCACAGGTTAGTTCAGGAAAACGCACACGAAAGGTTTAACTGTTTAATTGTTGGACTTAAAGGACAAGCCGCTCGTGCTACAAGAAGATTCATTAAAAGAGTCAACACAGAATTAGACTTACCGGTATATATCTGTAACGACGGAGACCCTTGGGGATTCCACATTGCACAGGTAATTATCTCAGGAAGTGCAAAATTAGCTCACGTTAATCATGACCTCGCAACTCCTGACGCCAAATTCATTGGAGTAACTGCATCCGACATTATCAACTACGATTTACCTACAGATAAACTCAAAGATGTAGACGTCATGAGACTAAAAGAGCTTTCTAAAGACCCAAGGTATAAAACTGATTTCTGGCAAACCGAAATTAAGAAAATGCTTAAGATTGGTAAGAAAGCAGAACAGCAATCTTTCTCAAAATATGGGCTCGAGTACGTAGTAGACGAATACTTCCCAGCTAAATTTGAAGAAATGGAAAATCAAGCATGA
- the top6B gene encoding DNA topoisomerase VI subunit B translates to MAQEQVGLDWEEDFQRLTPSEFFRKNKQMLGFTGKIRSLTIVFHELITNSFDAAEEAGILPDIDIELKRVDKEHYILRHKDNGPGIPEDYVMQVYCMMFAGSKFRNIQSRGQQGLGCSGCVLLSQMTTGKPARVISCYKDGDEIKGVKMKFQMDVKNNRGILMEREDYPAESTGVCIELQFKEVSYSLAEQGAFEYIRRTMIGNPHAKITFRDPSGHKYIFKRAANVVPVQPKEVLPHPKGVSADDLMTMAQNTDSRRYKSMLTSSMSRMSNKRVDEIAELTGIDMNKRPKAMTFPEAEAIVHCFKKMKFMAPPTDGLIPIGSEQIEKGMKQILKPEFVTTITRKPVTYAGGVSFIIEAGLAYGGDAGRVVNEKRKSEIMRFANRVPLTFDAGSCAITEALKSIDWKRYGLKDMDNTPLTLFVNIISTQVPYLSTGKQSVSPEPEIVHEIRQATMKLARKLQKHLRAKRAAKEKEKRSKVFEEYVPVIIEEAAKLGETGVPEYQEVLAKVTKRALAELLGEKVEEEEEEEELDAIIMEEVDEYGRAVEEGQSALDNFEEDEVEDGFEDE, encoded by the coding sequence AGTTCTTCAGAAAAAATAAACAGATGCTTGGATTCACAGGTAAAATTCGTTCTTTAACTATTGTTTTCCACGAACTGATTACAAATAGTTTTGACGCAGCTGAAGAAGCAGGAATATTGCCTGATATTGATATAGAATTAAAGCGTGTTGATAAAGAACATTACATTTTAAGACACAAGGATAATGGACCTGGAATTCCTGAAGACTATGTAATGCAGGTATACTGTATGATGTTTGCAGGATCCAAATTCAGAAACATCCAATCAAGAGGACAACAAGGTTTAGGATGTAGTGGTTGTGTGCTTTTATCACAGATGACTACCGGTAAACCTGCACGCGTAATTTCATGCTACAAAGACGGGGATGAAATTAAAGGAGTGAAAATGAAATTCCAGATGGATGTTAAAAACAACCGGGGAATTTTAATGGAAAGAGAAGATTATCCTGCCGAAAGTACTGGAGTATGCATTGAATTACAATTCAAAGAAGTATCATACTCACTTGCAGAGCAGGGTGCTTTCGAATACATCAGAAGAACCATGATTGGAAACCCTCACGCAAAAATCACATTCAGAGACCCATCAGGACACAAATATATTTTCAAAAGAGCAGCGAATGTTGTCCCAGTACAACCAAAAGAAGTATTACCTCACCCTAAAGGTGTAAGTGCTGATGACTTAATGACAATGGCACAAAATACCGACAGTAGAAGATATAAAAGTATGTTAACCTCATCAATGTCAAGAATGTCCAACAAAAGAGTTGATGAAATTGCTGAACTCACCGGCATTGATATGAATAAACGTCCTAAAGCTATGACATTCCCTGAAGCGGAAGCTATCGTGCACTGCTTTAAGAAAATGAAATTCATGGCTCCTCCAACAGACGGACTTATACCAATCGGATCCGAACAGATTGAAAAAGGTATGAAACAGATTCTTAAACCTGAATTCGTAACCACAATTACCAGAAAACCTGTAACCTATGCAGGAGGTGTTTCATTCATTATTGAAGCAGGACTTGCATACGGAGGAGATGCAGGAAGAGTTGTCAATGAGAAAAGAAAATCTGAAATTATGAGATTTGCTAACAGAGTTCCGTTAACATTTGATGCAGGAAGCTGTGCTATTACAGAAGCCCTCAAAAGTATTGACTGGAAACGTTACGGCCTAAAAGATATGGACAACACCCCATTGACATTATTTGTAAATATTATTTCAACTCAGGTACCTTACCTTTCAACAGGAAAACAAAGTGTTTCACCAGAACCTGAAATTGTTCACGAAATCAGACAGGCAACAATGAAATTAGCCCGTAAATTACAAAAACACCTGAGAGCTAAAAGAGCAGCTAAAGAAAAAGAAAAACGTTCTAAAGTATTTGAAGAATACGTTCCAGTTATTATCGAAGAAGCTGCAAAACTCGGTGAAACCGGAGTTCCTGAATATCAAGAAGTTTTAGCAAAAGTAACAAAAAGAGCTCTTGCAGAACTGCTTGGTGAGAAAGTTGAAGAAGAAGAGGAAGAAGAAGAACTTGATGCAATTATCATGGAAGAAGTTGATGAATACGGACGCGCAGTTGAAGAAGGTCAATCCGCATTAGATAACTTCGAAGAAGATGAAGTTGAAGATGGTTTTGAAGATGAATAG